In Rheinheimera sp. MM224, one DNA window encodes the following:
- a CDS encoding transporter substrate-binding domain-containing protein: MRHRLLLVFALFMLPPVLADTTASPDKILRMGIHNFPPDFVVSTDGKSCSGEGYLLAQQVFAQAGFKLKAVCTTPARMYLLLDQGEVDFSINVKTTAAISKKHRFVEPAYMPMQLMLYSHSLSSTAPQDKTVAAIRSFDYLGQRQQLLQQGYQLVDMPDSISAVQLFLHQRTQHLISYQGPFVAYADKQSTDVVTGLKQKKLAEIDAYFVVSAASADHQDIIDILQYYAKAHSCSYLKGCG, translated from the coding sequence ATGCGACACAGACTGCTTTTAGTTTTCGCTTTGTTTATGTTGCCTCCGGTCTTGGCTGATACCACAGCCTCGCCAGATAAAATCCTGCGCATGGGTATTCATAATTTTCCACCTGATTTTGTGGTCAGTACTGATGGCAAAAGTTGTAGTGGTGAAGGATATCTGTTGGCTCAACAGGTGTTTGCACAAGCAGGTTTTAAGTTAAAAGCGGTTTGTACCACACCAGCCCGGATGTATTTGTTATTAGACCAAGGTGAAGTGGATTTTAGTATTAATGTAAAAACCACAGCTGCGATCAGTAAAAAACATAGGTTTGTTGAACCTGCTTATATGCCGATGCAGCTGATGCTGTACAGTCATTCACTCAGCTCTACTGCGCCACAAGATAAAACAGTAGCCGCTATCCGCTCTTTTGATTATTTAGGTCAGCGTCAGCAATTGCTTCAGCAAGGTTATCAACTGGTGGATATGCCTGACAGTATCAGCGCTGTGCAGTTATTTTTGCACCAACGTACTCAGCATTTGATTAGTTATCAGGGACCTTTTGTGGCTTATGCTGATAAACAATCCACTGATGTTGTTACTGGCTTAAAACAAAAGAAACTGGCAGAAATAGACGCCTATTTTGTGGTGTCAGCTGCTTCAGCTGATCATCAGGATATCATTGATATTTTGCAATATTATGCCAAAGCTCATAGTTGCAGTTATCTGAAAGGCTGTGGTTAA
- a CDS encoding GNAT family N-acetyltransferase yields MYIEALDPLSAPAAHLLALSDAYMASLYPAESNHMESPSALALPNVLFLGAYLDGELAGCGAVKIMHDDGSYGEIKRVYVLDAFRGRGVSKQLMHALEAHLIEQHIPLARLETGISQPEALGLYEKLGYQYRAPFASYLLDPLSVFMEKRL; encoded by the coding sequence ATGTACATCGAAGCTCTTGACCCTTTATCTGCTCCGGCAGCTCATTTATTGGCTTTATCCGATGCTTATATGGCGTCTTTATATCCAGCTGAAAGTAACCATATGGAAAGCCCATCTGCCTTGGCTTTGCCTAATGTCCTGTTTTTAGGCGCTTATCTGGATGGCGAGTTAGCAGGCTGTGGCGCCGTTAAAATAATGCATGATGATGGGAGTTATGGCGAAATTAAGCGGGTGTATGTGCTGGATGCATTCAGAGGCCGCGGCGTGTCAAAACAGCTGATGCATGCACTGGAAGCTCATCTTATAGAACAGCATATCCCACTGGCACGGCTTGAAACCGGTATTTCTCAGCCCGAAGCTTTGGGCTTGTATGAAAAGCTGGGGTACCAGTACAGAGCACCTTTTGCCTCTTATCTGTTGGATCCGTTAAGTGTGTTTATGGAAAAGCGCCTTTAG
- a CDS encoding VOC family protein yields the protein MHKSRLAAFVLDSKVSDIQQASEFWSQALGYQLLSSDPEWAERYAYLDNPSSEPRLLLQKVEHPSHIHLDIETDNIEAEVERLSKLGAFVVKQMPRWTVMESPSGHRFCVVMPQRADFAQSPDVKLWP from the coding sequence ATGCATAAAAGTCGCTTAGCCGCTTTTGTTCTGGATAGTAAAGTGAGCGATATTCAGCAGGCCAGTGAATTCTGGAGCCAGGCGTTGGGTTATCAGTTGCTATCTTCCGATCCTGAGTGGGCTGAGCGTTATGCTTATTTGGATAACCCATCCTCTGAGCCCAGGCTATTGCTGCAAAAAGTTGAGCATCCAAGCCATATTCACCTGGATATTGAAACGGACAATATCGAGGCTGAAGTAGAGCGCCTGAGTAAATTGGGCGCTTTTGTTGTAAAACAAATGCCACGCTGGACTGTGATGGAATCTCCAAGTGGTCATCGATTTTGTGTGGTGATGCCACAACGTGCCGATTTTGCCCAAAGCCCTGATGTAAAGCTCTGGCCTTAA
- a CDS encoding flavin reductase family protein produces MSKTISLWGQSLYRQFSLMLANQPKLGYYLHPLLNWNKPALHPDYHSARVVDFYWETDQMLSVWLEPASSWTGFTPGQHLLVTMLHKGRYISRSFSISSSSALFAQQKQIRISCRIQPQGEFTKALAAGISKLTHLNISDAMGDFVLATQADTALEQNIVMVAAGSGITPLWSMLSSLRCWTSPIVLFYCVKNAAQAAFLAELKLLAAKQPLFELQLIETATCGRLNLVRQLKAKAGFSLTKALYYFCGPAAMSRQYKDDLIQQGVPSTAMYAELFGLASAASEGPVKQALFMQQQGKVTAVEAAAGVPLLQAAEQQGLSPRFGCRIGVCYQCVCQKKSGQVLNLRTGQISGDGPEQIQLCISAAHSNLQIEL; encoded by the coding sequence GTGAGCAAAACCATCTCTTTATGGGGCCAAAGCCTCTATCGCCAATTTAGTTTAATGCTGGCGAATCAACCTAAGCTGGGTTATTACCTGCATCCTTTGTTGAACTGGAATAAACCTGCGCTGCATCCGGACTATCACAGTGCCCGTGTTGTGGACTTTTACTGGGAAACCGATCAGATGTTGAGTGTCTGGTTAGAACCTGCATCGTCCTGGACTGGTTTTACTCCAGGTCAGCATCTTCTGGTCACTATGTTGCATAAAGGCCGTTATATCAGCCGCAGTTTTAGTATCAGCTCGTCCTCTGCTTTATTTGCGCAGCAAAAACAAATCCGCATTAGTTGCCGTATTCAGCCTCAAGGCGAGTTTACTAAAGCTTTAGCCGCAGGCATTTCTAAGCTGACTCATCTGAATATCAGTGATGCGATGGGCGATTTTGTACTGGCGACTCAAGCTGATACTGCGCTTGAACAGAACATAGTGATGGTGGCGGCAGGTTCTGGCATTACACCTCTTTGGTCCATGCTAAGCAGTTTACGCTGCTGGACTTCGCCTATTGTGTTGTTTTATTGCGTTAAAAATGCAGCTCAAGCGGCCTTTTTGGCTGAATTAAAACTACTGGCTGCAAAACAGCCTTTATTTGAACTGCAACTGATTGAAACTGCTACTTGCGGCCGGCTGAACTTAGTGCGGCAATTAAAAGCGAAAGCCGGTTTTTCGCTGACCAAAGCTCTTTACTATTTTTGTGGCCCAGCTGCGATGAGCCGTCAGTACAAGGACGATTTGATCCAACAAGGCGTGCCATCGACTGCTATGTATGCAGAACTATTTGGATTGGCCTCTGCTGCATCTGAAGGGCCGGTCAAACAAGCCTTGTTTATGCAACAGCAGGGAAAAGTGACAGCTGTAGAGGCTGCAGCTGGAGTGCCTTTATTGCAGGCCGCTGAGCAACAGGGCTTGAGCCCACGCTTTGGTTGCCGGATAGGTGTGTGTTATCAGTGTGTGTGTCAGAAAAAATCAGGCCAGGTACTGAATTTACGCACAGGTCAAATCTCAGGCGACGGCCCTGAACAAATTCAGTTGTGTATCAGCGCTGCGCACAGCAACCTGCAGATAGAGTTATAG
- a CDS encoding fatty acid desaturase family protein, translating into MMKLTEQQLSELAAELDQVKAGVMGQLGDKEARYIRRMLLTQRLSAISGRVLMVLGFITPWLWVLGVALLALAKILDNMEIGHNVLHGQYDWMNDLVLHSQRFEWDIACDAGSWKRTHNFEHHTYTNIIGKDRDFGYGLLRLSNDFRWRLRNLWQFVTYLVLSTLFQWGVSYHELAGERVFFGKKKPDRINSVSHKDLKKAFFGKGARQLFKDYVFFPLIAGPMWLWVLAGNLVANIIRNLWTSTVIFCGHFTADVHTFTQQQCEGESRGHWYYRQVLGSSNFTGPRWFHILTGHLSCQIEHHLFPDMPAMHYLTVAPQVEAIAKKYGIAYNSGSFLRQYATVVARIIRYSFPGGRATAV; encoded by the coding sequence ATGATGAAACTTACAGAACAACAATTGTCTGAACTGGCCGCTGAACTGGATCAGGTCAAAGCCGGTGTGATGGGTCAGTTGGGAGATAAAGAAGCACGTTATATTCGCCGTATGTTACTGACGCAGCGCTTAAGCGCCATTTCAGGCCGTGTATTGATGGTGCTGGGTTTTATTACGCCATGGCTATGGGTTTTAGGTGTTGCGCTTTTGGCGTTGGCAAAAATTCTCGACAATATGGAAATAGGTCACAACGTCTTGCATGGCCAGTACGACTGGATGAATGACCTTGTGCTGCATTCTCAACGTTTTGAATGGGATATCGCCTGTGATGCGGGTTCCTGGAAACGCACTCATAACTTCGAGCATCACACCTACACCAATATCATCGGCAAAGACCGCGACTTTGGTTATGGCTTATTGCGCCTGAGTAATGATTTCCGCTGGCGGCTGCGTAACTTATGGCAGTTTGTCACTTATCTGGTATTGAGCACTTTGTTTCAATGGGGCGTGTCTTACCACGAGCTGGCGGGTGAGCGGGTGTTTTTTGGTAAAAAGAAACCCGATCGGATCAACAGTGTCAGCCACAAGGATTTGAAAAAAGCCTTCTTTGGCAAAGGTGCACGTCAGCTGTTTAAAGATTATGTGTTTTTCCCTTTGATTGCCGGGCCTATGTGGTTATGGGTGTTAGCAGGTAATTTAGTGGCGAATATTATCCGTAATTTATGGACCTCCACTGTGATTTTTTGTGGTCATTTCACAGCGGATGTTCACACCTTTACCCAACAGCAATGCGAAGGCGAAAGCCGTGGACACTGGTACTATCGGCAAGTTTTAGGCTCGTCCAACTTTACCGGACCCCGTTGGTTTCATATTTTAACTGGCCATTTAAGCTGCCAGATTGAACATCATTTATTTCCGGATATGCCAGCTATGCATTATCTGACAGTCGCACCCCAGGTTGAGGCTATTGCGAAAAAATATGGCATTGCTTATAACAGCGGCAGTTTTTTACGCCAGTACGCCACTGTAGTGGCCCGGATTATCAGATATTCTTTCCCAGGTGGCCGCGCCACCGCAGTATAA
- a CDS encoding acyl-CoA thioesterase, whose product MLFADVMQQFKAGQADELQIEVPEQWGQGRAVFGGMASALALAHLVTELPTQIPLRSVSVSFVAPLNAGLATVSRRILRQGKSVIQAMVEITQQDQVALVLLASFGAERPSAYQIKAEAAPDSGTQAMVLPKQGPAPEFTRHFDYHITRGAMPFSGGRGTELGGLIRFAEGESTAVGVLELLALVDAWPPVSLTLLNQPAPASSLTWTIEFIQPHQGAATKALTTDWWSYLASIEHGADGYHHIEAKLWQPDGQLAAISRQTVTVFA is encoded by the coding sequence ATGTTATTTGCCGATGTAATGCAGCAGTTTAAAGCCGGACAGGCGGATGAGTTACAGATTGAAGTGCCAGAGCAGTGGGGCCAGGGCAGGGCGGTGTTTGGTGGTATGGCATCGGCTTTAGCTTTGGCGCATTTAGTCACTGAATTGCCTACACAAATACCGCTGCGCTCAGTGTCCGTGTCTTTTGTTGCACCGTTAAATGCAGGACTTGCCACTGTATCGCGGCGTATTTTGCGTCAGGGCAAGTCAGTCATTCAAGCGATGGTGGAGATTACTCAGCAGGATCAGGTGGCATTAGTGTTGCTGGCGAGCTTTGGTGCTGAACGTCCATCGGCTTATCAGATTAAAGCGGAAGCAGCGCCAGACTCTGGTACCCAGGCTATGGTATTGCCAAAACAAGGGCCAGCGCCTGAATTTACCCGACATTTTGATTACCATATCACTCGTGGTGCTATGCCATTTTCAGGTGGCAGAGGCACAGAGTTAGGTGGGCTTATCCGTTTTGCTGAAGGCGAAAGCACAGCTGTAGGTGTACTGGAGTTATTGGCGTTGGTCGACGCCTGGCCGCCGGTCAGTTTAACTTTACTGAACCAGCCAGCTCCTGCCAGTTCGTTAACCTGGACTATTGAGTTTATTCAGCCGCATCAAGGTGCTGCAACTAAAGCTCTGACGACTGACTGGTGGTCATATCTTGCCAGTATTGAGCATGGTGCTGATGGCTATCATCATATTGAAGCCAAGTTATGGCAACCGGATGGCCAATTAGCAGCCATTAGCCGTCAGACGGTCACAGTGTTCGCCTGA
- the dbpA gene encoding ATP-dependent RNA helicase DbpA encodes MSNATFTSLPLAEHLLQSLESLGYSQMTPIQQQALPALLEGKDILAKARTGSGKTVAFALTLLHKLAVKRFRIQSLVLCPTRELAEQVAQEIRRLARSQHNIKVLTLVGGVSVGPQIGSLEHGAHIIVGTPGRILEMIDRNLLNLSDVETLVLDEADRMLDMGFSDDIGVILKALPADRQTLLFSATYPDKVNDLKRHLKADAVQVFVEDTEQTEIEQKFIEVDANDKIAALKQILSWHGAKPTLIFSNMRKDTQDICDELADAGYSVMSLHGDLEQRDRERVLMQFTNQSCLIMVATDVAARGLDISALPLVINYDLSNDPEVHVHRVGRTGRAGAEGLALTLVTPSQMGRLAALEDQLGLTAQWAELTAYPAKDAVPARAPMRTVMIDGGKKDKVRPGDIVGALTGELGLSFDQLGKINVLAMVSFVAVRNDVANAALKRLSEGKIKGRQFRCRFV; translated from the coding sequence TTGAGCAACGCCACTTTTACCAGTCTGCCTTTAGCAGAACATTTATTACAAAGCCTTGAGAGTCTTGGCTACAGTCAGATGACCCCTATTCAGCAACAGGCTTTGCCTGCGCTGTTGGAAGGCAAAGACATTCTGGCCAAAGCCCGCACCGGCAGTGGCAAGACAGTGGCTTTTGCCCTGACCTTATTGCATAAACTTGCGGTCAAACGTTTCCGTATCCAATCGCTGGTGCTTTGTCCTACCCGTGAACTGGCTGAGCAGGTTGCACAGGAAATCCGTCGTTTAGCCCGCAGCCAACACAATATCAAAGTGTTGACGCTGGTAGGTGGTGTTTCTGTTGGCCCTCAAATTGGCTCGTTAGAACATGGCGCTCATATTATTGTCGGCACACCGGGTCGGATCCTCGAGATGATCGACCGTAACCTGCTGAACTTGTCTGATGTAGAAACCCTGGTGTTGGATGAAGCTGACCGTATGCTGGACATGGGTTTTTCTGATGATATAGGCGTGATTCTGAAAGCTCTGCCTGCGGATCGCCAAACCTTGTTGTTTTCAGCCACTTACCCGGACAAAGTGAACGATCTTAAACGTCACTTAAAAGCGGATGCTGTGCAGGTGTTTGTTGAAGATACTGAACAAACTGAAATAGAGCAGAAATTTATTGAAGTAGATGCCAACGACAAAATTGCGGCCTTAAAGCAAATATTGTCCTGGCATGGTGCCAAGCCCACACTGATTTTCTCCAATATGCGCAAAGACACTCAGGATATTTGTGATGAATTGGCGGATGCCGGTTACAGCGTCATGTCGTTGCATGGCGACTTGGAGCAGCGTGACCGTGAGCGTGTGCTGATGCAGTTTACCAACCAAAGTTGCCTGATTATGGTTGCAACCGATGTTGCAGCCCGGGGTCTGGATATCAGCGCTTTGCCTTTGGTCATTAACTACGATTTATCCAACGACCCTGAAGTACATGTCCACAGGGTAGGACGTACTGGCCGTGCAGGTGCTGAGGGCCTGGCTTTAACGCTGGTGACTCCTTCACAAATGGGCCGTTTAGCCGCACTGGAAGATCAACTGGGTTTAACAGCACAGTGGGCAGAGTTAACTGCTTATCCTGCTAAAGATGCTGTACCAGCGCGCGCGCCTATGCGCACTGTGATGATCGATGGCGGCAAAAAAGATAAAGTACGACCAGGCGACATAGTCGGCGCTTTAACAGGTGAACTGGGTTTATCATTTGACCAACTAGGTAAAATAAACGTGTTGGCAATGGTGAGTTTTGTCGCTGTTCGCAACGACGTGGCAAATGCCGCACTAAAACGCTTAAGCGAAGGTAAAATCAAAGGCCGTCAATTCCGCTGCCGTTTTGTCTGA
- a CDS encoding substrate-binding periplasmic protein, producing the protein MNVQHLLCSAVVCLLLFGCTPAETQSSAVITPDAVAKVAETPVEPKAAPCQLKLGFESWEPYQYVGLEQQASGLDIEIVQAVAGRMNCTLVLQHGTWQELLGQFRQGQLDVLLGASKTPAREEFALFSEPYRAEQFQLFVRKDDAGKYNFGSVAEMVAAKHKVGLISDYYYGEQISALYGDDQMRPQFVESTMSEQNIAVLLDDQVDAVLEDSFVGAAIIRRKGLEQQVQPHSIKLDETPIYVMFSKSTVQPEQVSSFNQALQQLKDSGDYQLLIGKYQS; encoded by the coding sequence ATGAACGTTCAACACCTTCTATGCAGCGCTGTAGTTTGTCTGCTGTTGTTTGGCTGTACACCTGCTGAAACTCAAAGTTCTGCCGTTATTACTCCTGATGCTGTCGCTAAAGTGGCAGAAACTCCAGTGGAACCCAAAGCTGCGCCTTGCCAGCTGAAACTGGGTTTTGAATCCTGGGAACCCTACCAATATGTCGGACTGGAACAACAAGCCAGTGGACTGGATATTGAAATAGTACAAGCCGTTGCCGGACGCATGAACTGTACGCTGGTGCTGCAACATGGTACCTGGCAGGAGTTGTTAGGGCAGTTCAGGCAAGGACAGTTGGATGTGCTGTTGGGAGCATCCAAAACACCAGCCCGTGAAGAATTTGCACTATTTTCCGAGCCTTACCGCGCTGAGCAGTTCCAGCTTTTTGTCCGCAAGGATGACGCTGGTAAATACAATTTTGGTTCTGTGGCGGAAATGGTCGCCGCTAAGCACAAAGTTGGGCTTATCAGTGATTATTACTATGGTGAACAAATCAGTGCCTTGTATGGTGATGATCAAATGCGTCCCCAGTTTGTTGAATCAACGATGAGTGAACAAAACATCGCTGTGCTGCTGGACGATCAGGTTGATGCTGTACTGGAAGATAGTTTTGTTGGCGCTGCTATTATCCGGCGCAAAGGATTAGAGCAGCAGGTGCAACCTCACAGCATCAAGCTGGATGAGACGCCTATTTATGTGATGTTCAGTAAATCAACTGTGCAGCCGGAGCAGGTCAGCTCCTTTAATCAGGCGCTGCAGCAGCTAAAAGATAGTGGTGACTATCAGTTGCTTATAGGTAAGTATCAAAGCTAA
- the mutH gene encoding DNA mismatch repair endonuclease MutH — protein MSLPPKNIEELVERCALIAGLTLGQLAEQCQLQLPANLQRDKGTVGQLLELVLGASSGSKAEPDFPHLGVELKTLPVDRFGKPLESTYVCVAPLTDVAGLRWHDSWVCRKLSKVLFVPILAERTIALAERQIGSAFLWSPDTEQQALLQQDWEELMELIVLGGIDQIKGAHGKVLQLRPKAANSKALTSAIGADGQPIQTLPRGFYLKASFTASLLARKFGD, from the coding sequence ATGAGCCTGCCACCAAAAAACATCGAAGAATTAGTGGAACGTTGTGCCCTGATTGCAGGCCTGACGTTAGGCCAGTTGGCAGAGCAATGTCAGCTGCAACTACCTGCCAATCTGCAACGCGACAAAGGCACTGTGGGTCAATTGCTTGAACTGGTGCTAGGCGCCAGCAGTGGCAGCAAAGCTGAACCTGATTTTCCCCACTTAGGCGTAGAACTGAAAACCTTACCTGTGGATAGATTTGGTAAACCTCTGGAAAGCACTTATGTTTGTGTGGCGCCCTTAACTGACGTGGCGGGTTTACGCTGGCACGACTCATGGGTTTGTCGCAAGCTCAGCAAAGTATTGTTTGTGCCTATACTGGCCGAACGCACCATTGCGCTGGCGGAACGTCAAATTGGCAGCGCTTTTTTATGGAGCCCAGATACAGAGCAACAAGCCTTATTGCAACAGGACTGGGAAGAGTTGATGGAGCTGATTGTGTTAGGTGGCATCGATCAGATTAAAGGCGCACATGGCAAAGTACTGCAATTACGGCCTAAAGCGGCCAATAGCAAAGCTTTAACTTCTGCTATTGGCGCTGATGGCCAACCTATTCAAACCCTGCCCAGAGGTTTTTATTTAAAGGCCAGCTTTACTGCTTCGTTGCTGGCCCGCAAGTTTGGTGATTAG
- the rppH gene encoding RNA pyrophosphohydrolase: MIDAEGFRANVGIVIYNHQGQVFWARRYGQHSWQYPQGGIDDGETPEQAMYRELNEEVGLQPEDVEIIAVTKHWLRYKLPKRLIRRDSNPVCIGQKQKWFLLRLTCKDEDVNLLKTSHPEFDDWRWVSYWYPVRQVVAFKREVYRKVMKEFAPIALPYLRRDGKNEKLIRRG, translated from the coding sequence GTGATCGACGCTGAAGGCTTTAGAGCCAACGTCGGCATTGTAATATACAACCACCAGGGACAGGTGTTTTGGGCAAGGAGATACGGTCAACATTCCTGGCAGTACCCACAGGGCGGCATTGATGATGGGGAAACCCCTGAGCAGGCCATGTACCGCGAGTTAAATGAAGAAGTTGGTTTACAGCCTGAAGATGTAGAAATTATTGCTGTAACCAAACACTGGCTAAGGTACAAGTTACCTAAGCGTTTAATTCGACGAGACAGTAATCCGGTGTGTATAGGGCAAAAGCAAAAATGGTTTTTGTTGCGCCTGACCTGTAAGGATGAAGACGTAAATCTGTTAAAAACTTCGCATCCGGAGTTTGATGACTGGCGTTGGGTCAGTTATTGGTATCCGGTGCGTCAGGTCGTCGCCTTTAAGCGGGAAGTGTACCGCAAGGTGATGAAAGAGTTTGCCCCTATTGCTTTGCCGTATCTTCGTAGAGATGGAAAAAATGAGAAGTTAATCAGAAGGGGTTAG
- the ptsP gene encoding phosphoenolpyruvate--protein phosphotransferase yields MLSQLRRIVQDVAQEPVLNNALAGLVSNVKNALKTECCSVYLADYDQQHFMLMATDGLNPEAVGQISIGFSEGLIGWVGQREEPINLAQAHLHPRFKVTPEVSEDRFSAFLGCPIIHHRKVLGVLTIQQGESRVFSEDEESFLVTLGVQLASVLVNAEMRQAASQNSKQQKSTGQLLGLPGAPGIAIGEGFVLEPSSDFDAISLKKVDDPEKELSRFYKAVKITKAEFNRLAERMAGHLPPDALAIFDVYHQLLDAASLGNEIEKQIQDGWCAKSALKRVVEKFARQFDDMDDPYLRERGTDIRDLGQRVLNHLLDTEQRHHKLPEKVVLVADNVTATMLAEIPRAQLVAIVSLKGSVNSHAAIMARALGIPAVMGLDELPLFHWQSQRLIVDGYRGQILVGPAEAIVAEYQALISEDAQLSARYQSEMHLNAQSACGAPFSLMINAGLAIELESAQPSYTDGIGLYRTEFPFIMRNRFPTEAEQIELYKKVLASHPTKAVVMRTLDVGGDKALPYFSIIEENPFLGWRGIRLTLDHPEIFLVQIRAMLKANIGQGNLHILLPMISDLAEVDESLRLIKQATFELTDELAGTEVQLPKAKVGVMIEVPSIMYQLPELARKIDFCSVGTNDLTQYLLAVDRNNPRVAGLYDAMHPAVLRALHQMSLQAQGLQLPMSICGELAGEPAGVLILAAMGYDKFSMNSSNLAKIKWLLRRVNMSELQLLLPEILACQSPKQVRLQVQRFLDQKQLLNQLRA; encoded by the coding sequence ATGCTGAGCCAGTTAAGGCGCATAGTGCAGGATGTGGCGCAAGAGCCGGTACTGAATAACGCACTGGCTGGCTTAGTCTCGAATGTAAAAAATGCCCTGAAAACAGAGTGTTGCTCTGTTTATTTGGCCGACTATGATCAGCAGCATTTTATGCTGATGGCCACAGACGGCTTAAATCCTGAAGCGGTAGGCCAAATCTCTATTGGCTTCTCCGAAGGTTTAATTGGCTGGGTAGGTCAGCGTGAAGAGCCGATCAACTTAGCGCAAGCTCATTTGCATCCCCGTTTTAAAGTCACCCCTGAAGTCAGTGAAGACCGTTTTTCGGCCTTTTTAGGTTGCCCTATTATTCATCATCGTAAAGTGCTGGGTGTATTAACCATACAGCAGGGTGAATCACGGGTATTCAGTGAGGACGAGGAATCATTTTTAGTCACTCTAGGCGTGCAGCTGGCGTCTGTGTTAGTCAACGCAGAAATGCGGCAGGCGGCCAGTCAGAATTCAAAACAACAAAAAAGTACAGGCCAGTTGCTGGGGTTACCCGGTGCGCCTGGTATAGCTATTGGTGAAGGTTTTGTACTGGAACCGTCCAGTGATTTTGATGCGATTTCGCTGAAAAAAGTCGATGATCCGGAAAAAGAGCTGTCGCGTTTTTACAAAGCCGTCAAAATTACCAAAGCCGAATTTAACCGTTTAGCTGAACGTATGGCCGGGCATTTGCCGCCGGACGCTTTGGCTATTTTTGATGTCTACCATCAGTTGTTAGACGCAGCCAGCCTTGGCAATGAAATTGAAAAACAAATTCAGGACGGTTGGTGTGCTAAAAGTGCACTGAAACGTGTGGTGGAAAAGTTTGCCCGCCAGTTTGATGATATGGACGATCCCTACCTGCGCGAACGCGGTACTGATATCCGTGATTTAGGCCAGAGAGTACTGAATCATTTGCTCGACACAGAGCAGCGCCATCATAAATTGCCGGAAAAAGTAGTGCTGGTGGCCGATAACGTCACCGCTACTATGCTGGCCGAAATTCCACGCGCTCAACTGGTGGCTATTGTTTCGCTCAAAGGCTCAGTCAACTCACACGCCGCTATTATGGCCCGGGCTTTGGGTATTCCTGCGGTGATGGGCCTCGACGAGTTGCCACTGTTTCACTGGCAAAGTCAGCGTTTGATTGTTGATGGTTATCGTGGCCAGATTTTAGTAGGGCCAGCTGAAGCTATAGTGGCTGAATACCAGGCTTTGATCAGTGAAGATGCGCAGCTTAGCGCACGTTATCAGTCTGAGATGCATTTAAACGCACAGAGCGCCTGTGGTGCGCCTTTTAGTTTAATGATCAACGCTGGTCTTGCGATAGAGCTGGAAAGCGCTCAGCCGTCTTATACAGATGGTATAGGGCTGTACCGCACTGAATTCCCTTTTATTATGCGAAACCGTTTCCCAACAGAAGCGGAGCAAATTGAACTCTATAAAAAAGTGCTGGCGTCGCACCCGACTAAAGCCGTGGTGATGCGTACCCTGGATGTAGGGGGTGATAAAGCGTTGCCTTATTTCAGCATTATTGAAGAAAACCCTTTTTTAGGCTGGCGTGGTATTCGGTTAACTTTGGATCACCCGGAAATTTTCCTGGTTCAAATTCGCGCTATGCTCAAAGCCAATATAGGTCAGGGCAATTTACATATTTTGCTGCCGATGATTTCGGACTTAGCTGAAGTGGACGAATCGCTGCGCTTGATTAAACAAGCAACTTTCGAGCTGACAGATGAATTAGCAGGCACAGAAGTGCAGCTGCCTAAAGCTAAAGTAGGCGTGATGATTGAAGTGCCGTCCATTATGTATCAACTGCCGGAACTGGCGCGTAAGATTGATTTCTGCTCTGTGGGTACCAACGATTTAACTCAGTATTTATTGGCTGTTGATCGCAACAACCCACGGGTCGCTGGTTTGTATGATGCGATGCACCCAGCGGTACTGCGTGCTTTGCATCAAATGTCATTACAGGCTCAGGGTTTACAGCTGCCTATGAGTATTTGTGGTGAGCTGGCGGGCGAGCCTGCTGGTGTGCTGATTTTAGCAGCCATGGGCTATGATAAATTCAGTATGAACAGCAGCAACCTGGCTAAAATCAAATGGTTACTGCGCCGAGTGAATATGTCGGAACTGCAATTGCTGCTGCCGGAAATACTGGCTTGCCAGTCGCCAAAACAAGTTCGTCTGCAAGTACAACGTTTCCTCGATCAAAAACAGCTGTTGAACCAATTGCGTGCTTAA